A single window of [Clostridium] hylemonae DSM 15053 DNA harbors:
- a CDS encoding homocysteine S-methyltransferase family protein, whose protein sequence is MISQRLGRELLFFDGGMGTLLQSKGLKPGELPETWNLTHREEIIDIHRQYVEAGSDIVLTNTFGANALKFHDTEYDLEEIVTSAVGNVREAARTGVNDGRRVYTALDIGPTGKLLKPMGDLGFEEAYEAFKEVVRYGEAAGADLVHIETMSDTYEVKAAVLAVKENTDLPVFATMIFDERGKLLTGADVLSVVALLEGLRVDALGINCGMGPEQMMSILDEIMRYTSIPVVVKPNAGLPKQREGEVYYDVDPEHFAEAMCRIVKKGACVIGGCCGTTPAHIKAMTERCAGLVPAVPTSKKETVVSSYGQGVVLGDRPVIIGERINPTGKSKFKQALKEHDLDYILREGITQQEKGAHILDVNVGLPDIDEVSMMREVVCELQSVTSLPLQIDTVDIEAMEAAMRIYNGKPMVNSVNGKKESMDAVFPLIQKYGGVVIGLTIDENGIPDSADGRVKVAGNIIEEAAKYGIDRKDIVIDVLAMTISSEPEGAKVTLEALRKVRECYGVRTVLGVSNISFGLPFRPAVNANFYTMAMQSGLSAGIINPSSEDMMRSYYSFCALMNFDHNCEQYIAQYGSQTSAPVQMSEMTLKSAIEKGLKEESYQAALRLVKEKAPLEIINEYLIPALDVVGKGFEKGTVFLPQLLMSADAAKLAFAVLKEELARSGESAQKKEKVILATVKGDIHDIGKNIVKVLLENYSFDVIDLGKDVPPEEIVLRAVSEDVRLVGLSALMTTTVVSMERTIKLLRRDKPDCKVMVGGAVLNEEYAEMIGADFYGKDAMQSVYYAQKILQTAE, encoded by the coding sequence ATGATATCGCAGAGACTTGGTAGAGAATTATTATTTTTTGACGGCGGAATGGGCACACTGCTTCAGTCGAAGGGACTGAAGCCGGGAGAATTGCCTGAGACGTGGAATCTGACCCACCGGGAAGAAATTATTGATATCCACCGGCAGTACGTTGAGGCAGGCAGTGACATTGTGCTGACAAATACGTTTGGCGCCAATGCGCTGAAATTCCATGATACAGAGTATGATCTCGAGGAAATTGTAACTTCTGCGGTCGGAAATGTGAGGGAAGCGGCCAGGACCGGTGTGAACGACGGACGCAGGGTGTACACGGCGCTCGATATCGGTCCTACGGGAAAGCTGCTGAAGCCGATGGGAGATCTGGGGTTTGAGGAGGCGTACGAGGCGTTTAAGGAGGTTGTGCGGTACGGGGAGGCAGCCGGCGCAGATCTCGTTCATATTGAGACGATGAGCGACACGTATGAGGTGAAGGCTGCAGTGCTGGCGGTGAAGGAAAACACGGACCTCCCGGTATTTGCCACCATGATCTTTGATGAGAGAGGGAAGCTTCTGACGGGCGCAGATGTGCTCTCCGTCGTAGCCCTGCTGGAGGGGCTTAGAGTGGACGCGCTCGGGATCAACTGCGGGATGGGTCCTGAGCAGATGATGTCTATATTGGATGAGATCATGAGATACACGTCCATACCGGTCGTCGTAAAGCCGAATGCCGGTCTTCCGAAGCAGCGGGAGGGAGAAGTGTATTATGACGTGGACCCGGAGCATTTTGCAGAGGCAATGTGCAGGATCGTGAAAAAGGGAGCGTGTGTGATCGGCGGCTGCTGCGGCACAACGCCCGCACATATCAAGGCAATGACCGAGCGGTGCGCGGGGCTTGTGCCTGCTGTGCCGACGAGTAAGAAAGAGACCGTTGTTTCCTCCTACGGGCAGGGAGTCGTCCTCGGGGACAGGCCGGTGATCATAGGCGAACGGATCAATCCGACAGGAAAAAGTAAATTTAAGCAGGCGCTGAAAGAACATGATCTTGATTATATTCTGAGAGAAGGAATCACCCAGCAGGAGAAGGGCGCGCATATACTGGATGTGAATGTCGGCCTTCCGGACATAGACGAAGTGTCCATGATGAGGGAAGTCGTCTGTGAGCTGCAGAGTGTCACGAGCCTTCCGCTTCAGATCGATACGGTAGACATAGAGGCGATGGAAGCGGCCATGCGCATATACAACGGTAAACCGATGGTCAATTCCGTCAACGGAAAAAAGGAATCCATGGATGCTGTATTTCCTCTGATCCAAAAATACGGCGGCGTAGTCATCGGACTTACGATCGATGAAAATGGCATTCCGGATTCCGCAGACGGGAGAGTGAAGGTCGCCGGAAACATCATCGAGGAAGCTGCAAAATATGGCATCGACAGAAAGGATATTGTCATTGATGTGCTTGCGATGACGATCAGTTCCGAGCCGGAAGGGGCGAAGGTAACGCTTGAGGCGCTCCGCAAAGTAAGGGAATGCTACGGCGTGCGCACGGTGCTCGGTGTCTCCAATATCTCCTTTGGCCTCCCGTTCCGTCCGGCGGTCAATGCAAACTTTTACACGATGGCTATGCAGAGCGGGCTGAGCGCAGGGATCATCAATCCATCCTCGGAGGACATGATGCGGTCTTATTATTCCTTCTGCGCACTCATGAACTTCGACCATAACTGTGAGCAGTATATTGCACAGTACGGCAGCCAGACGTCTGCGCCTGTGCAGATGTCGGAGATGACGCTTAAAAGCGCGATAGAAAAGGGCCTGAAAGAGGAGTCGTACCAGGCGGCTCTCCGGCTTGTGAAAGAGAAGGCTCCGCTTGAGATCATCAATGAGTATCTCATTCCTGCGCTTGACGTGGTCGGGAAAGGATTTGAGAAAGGTACTGTTTTTCTCCCGCAGCTGCTCATGAGCGCGGATGCGGCAAAGCTTGCATTTGCCGTGCTGAAAGAGGAACTTGCCAGAAGCGGGGAGAGCGCGCAGAAAAAAGAAAAGGTCATCCTGGCGACTGTCAAAGGGGATATTCACGATATCGGGAAGAACATTGTAAAAGTGCTGCTGGAAAACTACAGCTTTGATGTCATTGATCTTGGGAAGGACGTGCCGCCGGAGGAAATTGTCCTCAGGGCTGTCTCGGAGGATGTGCGCCTCGTCGGACTAAGCGCGCTCATGACGACGACGGTGGTCAGCATGGAGCGTACGATAAAGCTCCTTCGCAGGGATAAGCCGGACTGCAAAGTCATGGTGGGCGGAGCGGTGCTGAACGAAGAATATGCGGAAATGATCGGCGCAGATTTTTACGGGAAGGACGCGATGCAGTCTGTTTATTACGCGCAGAAGATCTTGCAGACAGCGGAGTAA
- the metF gene encoding methylenetetrahydrofolate reductase [NAD(P)H], whose product MKIKDILRDEEPHISFEVFPPKTDAGYESVLSATEKIAALKPSFISVTYGAGGGTSKNTVNIASHIQNDLGVVSLAHLTCASSTKEEVHQVIEKLKEKGIENVLGLRGDIPDDVQFPVSNQYKYAFELIRDIKSQGDFCVGAACYPEGHVETEHKKDDIENLKNKVECGVDFLTTQMFFDNNILYNFLYRIREKGITVPVLPGIMPVTNSKQMKRICSLSGTALPERFRAIVDRFGDDPKAMQQAGIAYATDQIIDLIANGINNIHIYSMNKPEVAGAIMKNLSDIVKV is encoded by the coding sequence ATGAAGATAAAAGATATACTGAGAGATGAGGAACCACACATTTCATTTGAGGTGTTTCCTCCGAAAACGGATGCGGGATATGAAAGTGTGCTGTCTGCGACAGAAAAAATAGCAGCATTAAAACCGTCATTTATAAGTGTAACCTATGGTGCAGGCGGCGGCACGAGCAAAAATACAGTCAATATCGCATCACATATACAGAACGATCTGGGCGTTGTGAGCCTGGCGCATCTGACCTGTGCTTCATCCACGAAGGAAGAGGTACATCAGGTGATCGAAAAGCTCAAGGAAAAGGGAATTGAAAACGTACTGGGACTTCGGGGCGATATACCCGATGATGTACAGTTCCCTGTGTCAAACCAGTATAAATATGCATTTGAACTTATTCGGGATATAAAATCTCAGGGCGACTTCTGTGTCGGAGCGGCCTGTTATCCCGAAGGACATGTGGAGACGGAACATAAGAAAGACGATATTGAGAATTTAAAAAACAAGGTGGAGTGCGGGGTCGATTTTCTCACAACACAGATGTTTTTTGACAACAATATTCTGTACAACTTTCTATACCGTATCCGCGAGAAGGGAATCACTGTTCCGGTGCTTCCGGGCATTATGCCGGTGACGAATTCCAAGCAGATGAAGAGAATATGCTCTCTGTCCGGAACGGCGCTGCCGGAGAGATTCCGCGCTATCGTGGACCGCTTTGGAGATGATCCGAAGGCCATGCAGCAGGCTGGAATCGCATATGCAACCGATCAGATCATAGACCTGATCGCCAACGGAATAAACAACATACATATTTATTCAATGAACAAGCCTGAGGTTGCAGGGGCGATCATGAAGAATCTGTCGGACATAGTAAAAGTATAA
- a CDS encoding 4Fe-4S dicluster domain-containing protein → MMRGLDTTVRKLRRRVFEEVARLGFKANAETLNDDMEAIPYKMVNEDTAKYRESVYRARAVVRERLRLAMGLSLRPENKPVHLTAGVESSNISDKYYEPPLMQVIPSACEACEERGYEVSNMCKGCLAHPCMEVCPKDAVSMVKGRSYIDQEKCIKCGKCKSVCPYDAISRKERPCQKACGVGAIESDNCGRARINNEKCVSCGMCMVSCPFGAISDKSQIFQLARALTEGDEIVAEIAPAFAGQFGDNITPRNLKAALQELGFSEVYEVALGADIGAVAEAHHYVNKVTTGELPFLLTSCCPSWAMLAKKYFPDLIDQVSQELTPMVATARTIKQEHPEARVVFVGPCAAKKLEAMRRTVRSDVDFVITFEELQAMFDAKEIDLTKYEAESSFHNATGAGRGYAVAGGVAEAIEKCVKEYYPGVEVSIEHAEGLAECKKTLALAKAGKMNGCLIEGMGCPGGCVAGAGTNIQVVKAQKKIKEFVAASSKQLPPKELEEIELK, encoded by the coding sequence ATGATGAGAGGACTGGATACGACGGTCAGGAAGCTGAGAAGAAGAGTATTCGAGGAAGTTGCCAGACTTGGTTTTAAGGCGAATGCAGAGACGCTGAACGATGATATGGAGGCTATTCCTTATAAGATGGTAAATGAAGATACCGCGAAGTACAGGGAGAGTGTGTACCGGGCCCGGGCGGTCGTGCGGGAAAGGCTGAGACTGGCCATGGGGCTGTCTCTTCGGCCGGAGAATAAGCCGGTGCATCTGACCGCCGGCGTGGAATCCAGTAATATTTCCGACAAATATTATGAGCCGCCTCTCATGCAGGTGATACCTTCTGCCTGTGAAGCGTGTGAAGAGCGGGGATATGAGGTCAGCAACATGTGTAAGGGCTGCCTGGCTCATCCGTGTATGGAAGTCTGTCCGAAGGACGCTGTTTCCATGGTAAAGGGCCGTTCTTACATTGACCAGGAGAAGTGTATCAAATGCGGTAAGTGTAAGTCTGTCTGCCCCTATGACGCTATTTCAAGGAAAGAACGCCCGTGCCAGAAGGCGTGCGGCGTGGGAGCGATAGAATCGGACAACTGCGGGCGCGCGCGCATCAACAATGAAAAGTGTGTATCATGCGGAATGTGTATGGTGAGCTGTCCGTTCGGCGCCATATCGGACAAGTCGCAGATATTCCAGCTGGCCCGCGCGCTTACAGAGGGGGATGAGATCGTAGCTGAGATCGCGCCGGCCTTTGCCGGCCAGTTCGGGGACAATATCACGCCGAGAAATCTAAAGGCCGCGCTTCAGGAACTGGGATTTTCAGAGGTGTACGAGGTGGCTCTGGGCGCCGACATCGGGGCGGTGGCGGAGGCACATCATTATGTCAATAAAGTGACAACAGGAGAGCTTCCTTTCCTTCTTACTTCCTGCTGTCCGTCCTGGGCCATGCTTGCCAAGAAGTATTTCCCGGATCTGATCGACCAGGTTTCACAGGAGCTGACGCCGATGGTGGCCACCGCCCGGACGATCAAACAGGAACACCCGGAGGCAAGGGTGGTATTTGTAGGTCCCTGCGCGGCGAAGAAGCTGGAGGCTATGCGCAGGACCGTCCGAAGCGATGTGGATTTCGTAATAACTTTTGAGGAGCTTCAGGCGATGTTTGACGCGAAAGAGATAGACCTGACCAAATATGAGGCGGAATCCTCCTTCCACAATGCGACCGGGGCCGGGCGCGGTTATGCGGTAGCCGGCGGTGTGGCGGAAGCCATCGAAAAATGTGTGAAGGAATACTATCCGGGCGTGGAAGTGAGTATTGAACACGCGGAAGGACTTGCAGAGTGCAAGAAGACGCTGGCGCTGGCAAAGGCAGGGAAGATGAACGGCTGTCTCATTGAAGGAATGGGCTGTCCGGGCGGCTGCGTGGCCGGGGCCGGAACGAACATCCAGGTTGTGAAAGCGCAGAAAAAGATAAAAGAGTTCGTGGCAGCATCCTCGAAACAGCTGCCGCCGAAAGAGTTAGAAGAAATAGAGCTGAAATAA
- the spoIVB gene encoding SpoIVB peptidase produces MRRYWYKKILIIIVTFTVAVGGSYYLIEDQHSQLRQEVNASAESKRMVIPGGMPIGIYLETEGVMVLGTDAVTSVDGMDYEPAAHLVKSGDYIVGLDDEEIRSKSELISAMKKLDEDEVVLKVRRTDKYINIKLKPVKCSARDYKLGIWVRDNAQGLGTITFLNTDSQFGALGHGIHDVDTNELLEIDDGTLYTTSIKDIQKGENGVPGGMEGIIIYNNYNVLGSIDKNTESGIFGRIERIDALFSDQTPIEVGNKDDIKEGDAVIRCSVDGKVKDYDIRITKIDKNAKEVNKGIVIEVTDPDLLKITGGIVQGMSGSPIIQDNKLIGAVTHVFVQDSTKGYGIFIENMLEHVE; encoded by the coding sequence ATGCGGAGATACTGGTATAAAAAAATACTTATTATTATTGTTACTTTTACAGTTGCGGTGGGCGGCAGCTATTATCTTATTGAGGATCAGCACAGCCAGCTGAGACAGGAGGTGAATGCGAGCGCAGAGTCCAAGCGGATGGTGATCCCGGGCGGAATGCCGATCGGCATTTATCTCGAGACGGAGGGTGTCATGGTACTTGGCACGGATGCAGTTACATCGGTGGACGGTATGGACTATGAGCCTGCCGCGCATCTTGTGAAGTCGGGGGATTATATTGTGGGGCTTGACGATGAGGAGATCAGGAGTAAGTCGGAGCTCATATCAGCAATGAAGAAGCTGGACGAAGATGAGGTAGTGCTGAAAGTGCGCCGGACGGACAAGTATATCAATATCAAACTGAAACCGGTGAAGTGCAGCGCGAGGGACTATAAGCTCGGCATATGGGTCCGCGACAATGCGCAGGGTCTCGGCACCATCACCTTTCTGAATACGGACAGCCAGTTCGGAGCGCTCGGACATGGGATTCACGATGTGGATACGAATGAGCTCCTGGAAATTGACGACGGAACCCTTTACACGACAAGCATCAAGGACATACAGAAGGGAGAGAACGGAGTACCCGGAGGTATGGAAGGCATCATCATTTATAATAATTACAACGTGCTCGGAAGCATTGACAAAAATACGGAATCTGGAATATTTGGCCGTATTGAGCGGATCGATGCACTATTTTCGGACCAGACGCCGATCGAGGTCGGAAATAAGGACGACATAAAAGAGGGGGATGCTGTCATACGGTGTTCCGTGGACGGCAAAGTGAAAGACTATGATATTCGTATTACAAAAATCGACAAAAATGCCAAGGAAGTGAACAAAGGAATTGTCATAGAAGTGACGGATCCGGATCTTCTTAAGATCACCGGAGGAATCGTACAAGGCATGAGCGGAAGCCCGATAATCCAGGATAACAAATTAATCGGGGCGGTTACCCATGTGTTCGTTCAAGATTCCACGAAAGGATATGGCATTTTCATAGAGAATATGTTGGAACATGTAGAATAG
- the glgA gene encoding glycogen synthase GlgA: MEKILFVASESVPFIKTGGLADVVGSLPKYFDKEKYDVRVMLPKYMCMKDEWKEKLTYCTHFYMDLNWRTQYVGILELEYDGITFYFIDNEYYFNGFAPYGDMYSDIEKFAFFSKAVLSALPLIDFRPDILHCHDWQSGLVPVYLDNFRYGNEFYRGIKTIMTIHNLKFQGTWDTKRVMDITGLPRYYFAPDKLEAYKDANYLKGGIVYADRITTVSSSYAEEIKTPFYGEKLDGLMNARANSLSGIVNGIDYEDYDPADDPHIEKNYTVDNFRKEKVKNKTALQKELGLEADHRVMMIGVVSRLTDQKGFDLISYVMDELCQDAVQLVVLGTGEEQYENMFRHYAWKYSDKVSANIFYSEPMSHKVYASCDAFLMPSLFEPCGLSQLMSLRYGTVPIVRETGGLKDTVEPYNEFEKTGTGFSFMNYNAHEMLGTVRYAERIYYDKKRDWNKIVERGMQKDFSWKNSAKQYEELYESILC; the protein is encoded by the coding sequence ATGGAAAAAATATTATTTGTGGCTTCTGAGTCAGTGCCTTTTATAAAGACCGGGGGACTGGCCGATGTAGTCGGTTCTTTACCAAAATATTTTGATAAAGAAAAGTATGACGTACGAGTGATGTTACCGAAGTATATGTGCATGAAGGATGAATGGAAAGAAAAACTGACGTACTGTACCCACTTCTATATGGATTTGAACTGGAGAACACAATACGTCGGTATACTGGAATTAGAATACGATGGAATTACGTTCTATTTTATAGATAATGAATACTATTTTAATGGATTTGCGCCATATGGGGATATGTATTCGGATATTGAGAAGTTTGCATTTTTTTCAAAAGCAGTGCTCAGCGCTCTGCCTCTGATCGATTTCAGACCTGACATTTTACACTGCCACGACTGGCAGAGCGGTCTCGTCCCGGTATATCTCGATAACTTCCGCTATGGCAATGAGTTCTACAGGGGCATAAAGACGATCATGACCATACATAACCTGAAATTCCAGGGTACATGGGATACGAAGAGAGTAATGGATATTACCGGCCTGCCGAGATATTATTTCGCGCCGGATAAGCTGGAAGCATATAAGGATGCCAACTATCTGAAAGGCGGCATCGTATATGCCGACCGGATCACGACGGTGAGCAGTTCTTATGCGGAAGAGATCAAGACGCCGTTTTACGGAGAGAAGCTTGACGGGCTTATGAACGCCAGGGCAAACAGCTTATCCGGAATTGTGAACGGGATCGATTATGAAGATTATGATCCGGCGGACGACCCGCACATTGAGAAGAATTACACAGTGGACAATTTCCGCAAGGAGAAAGTAAAGAACAAGACCGCGCTTCAAAAAGAGCTCGGACTCGAAGCAGACCATCGGGTGATGATGATAGGTGTCGTATCGAGGCTGACCGATCAGAAGGGATTTGACCTTATCTCCTATGTCATGGACGAGTTGTGCCAGGACGCGGTACAGCTTGTAGTGCTCGGCACAGGGGAAGAACAGTATGAAAATATGTTCCGGCATTATGCGTGGAAGTATTCGGATAAGGTGTCGGCCAACATTTTCTATTCTGAGCCGATGTCACATAAGGTATACGCGTCCTGTGACGCATTCCTCATGCCGTCGCTGTTTGAGCCGTGCGGATTGAGCCAGCTTATGAGCCTGCGGTACGGGACTGTCCCGATCGTGAGAGAAACAGGCGGCCTCAAAGATACGGTCGAGCCGTATAATGAGTTTGAAAAGACGGGAACCGGGTTCAGCTTCATGAATTACAACGCACATGAGATGCTTGGAACCGTCCGTTATGCAGAGCGCATCTACTACGATAAAAAGAGAGACTGGAACAAGATCGTGGAAAGAGGCATGCAGAAGGATTTCTCATGGAAGAATTCGGCGAAGCAGTATGAAGAATTATACGAAAGCATACTCTGTTAA
- the spo0A gene encoding sporulation transcription factor Spo0A: MGEINVAIADDNERILDLLGEIISNDKELTLVGKANNGEDMYELIRQKQPDVVLLDLIMPKMDGLSVMDLVNEDKEIKKHPDFIVVTAVGQERITEDAFKKGANYYIMKPFNNDMVLNRIKHANHIIRHEMKQMTPQETTLSRQPEVNLETRVTDMIHEIGIPAHIKGYHYLRDAIIMAVEDMDVLNAITKVLYPTVAKMHQTTASRVERAIRHAIEVAWSRGKLDTLDDLFGYTVSNGKGKPTNSEFIALIADTIRLEYKNR, translated from the coding sequence ATGGGAGAAATAAACGTAGCGATAGCCGACGACAATGAGAGAATATTGGATTTGCTTGGCGAAATAATAAGCAATGACAAGGAACTTACTCTTGTCGGGAAGGCGAATAATGGGGAGGACATGTATGAACTGATAAGGCAGAAACAGCCGGATGTTGTCCTGTTAGACCTGATAATGCCGAAAATGGACGGTCTGAGTGTCATGGACCTTGTAAATGAGGACAAGGAGATCAAGAAACACCCCGACTTTATCGTCGTGACAGCGGTAGGACAGGAGAGAATCACAGAAGATGCCTTTAAGAAAGGTGCGAATTACTATATTATGAAACCGTTTAACAACGATATGGTACTGAACAGGATAAAACATGCGAACCATATAATACGACATGAGATGAAACAGATGACTCCGCAAGAAACAACTTTAAGCCGTCAGCCGGAAGTTAATCTGGAGACAAGAGTGACCGATATGATACATGAGATTGGTATACCGGCCCATATCAAAGGATACCATTATCTGAGGGATGCGATCATTATGGCAGTGGAAGATATGGATGTGTTGAACGCCATAACAAAGGTACTGTATCCCACAGTAGCGAAGATGCACCAGACAACAGCAAGCAGAGTAGAACGGGCAATACGCCATGCGATCGAGGTTGCGTGGAGCAGAGGTAAACTGGATACACTGGACGATCTGTTCGGTTATACAGTAAGCAACGGAAAGGGAAAACCAACGAATTCGGAGTTTATCGCGCTGATAGCCGACACGATTCGTCTGGAATATAAAAACAGATAA